aaacattttattttctttcattcaAGATAGCGACTCTGCGTTCAGAATAACAGTTTCCCCCCTTAAATGtccaactattcctttaaaagttGACCTGTCATACGGTGTATTGAATGTCTGTAACCGGCAAAGTTTCGATGTCAGTGAGGAGTTTCTATTTTTATCCTGCACAGAGGAGGAGTCTGAAGTCAAGAATATAACCATGGCTGCTCCTCTACCGCCTCCAGcactctctctgttttccaTCTGTTCCCTCCTCTACTCTGCCTGCAACACTGTGCTGGAAAACACCTGATCCACATAATCAGGTGTCGGTGGAGGAGCAGGGAAAGATGGGGAATATGAAATGTTGGGGGGAGGGCCCAGTTTGTGCCTCTTATTACTGTTACCAGTTCCAGAGCTTAAtagctgttttttgtttctttgaaaAACGtacaacttaaagggactgtttgtaagaatcagaaatgcttgttaacagcgacatctgtggccgttaagtcaacgaaagtcagcgtcctgttgctcgtgcttgtgctcgctctacatagacatgaacgagcatcgctcaacacagtgaagcgccactaatttctttaacacattaacgcaacttgcgattttttaggttgtagcgggctcagttttaaagctagagtgaagatactggcatcatatgaggaggttaaataaacgctccaaacttacactaaactttggcgatgaaaaactagcatggccattttcaaaggtcccttgacctctgacctcaagatatgtgaatgaaaatgggttctatgggtacccacgagtctcccctttacagtcatacccactttatgataatcacatgcagtttggggcaagtcatagtcaagtcagcacactgacacactgacagctgttgttgcctgttgggctgcagttgatttgagcatattgttttatactaaatgcagtacctgtgagggtttctggacaatacctgtcattgttttgtgttggtaatgtAATGTTACTACATGAGGGACACCTGTGGTTTTAAGAGTGCCTTTATTGTGCCTGTAAATGTCTATTTTCCCTTCTTTGCCCCTCAGGTTGGTATGTAGTCTGGCAGCTCTTCCTGTCCAAGTTCAAGTTCCTGCGTGAACTTGTCGGGGACGCCAGCACCCCGCAGGCCGAACCGCAGCCGTCCGAAACCAAGAGCGAACGCGCGGCGAACGCCCCGACGCGAAATCGGCCCAGGACCGCACGCCAAAGAGTCACCTCTCCAGAAAGCACCTCATAGATCATCCAGACAGCCACCGTGCATCTCCTCATCATGACCCCATCTCTCCTCACCGTGACCGCTCGTCAGCCCTCTACAAACGTCACGTGTGACAATCAGAGGTGTTCCCCACCGACCCCTGCGCTCTACACTACACAAGAAGCTTGTGGACACTCAGTAGTCAGCCCTCCTCTTCACCAAGACACTTTAAACTGACCAGGCAGATCTCCTGGGTTCAAAGGGAAAAGCCATTACTGTCCATTTCTGTGTGTCACCTGTTCATATGTTTAATTATGTACCTGAGCAGCCAGTCTGGGGCTCCACTCATTGCAATAGTGACGGCCAGCTTTCACGAGCGGCCACGCTGCTTCCTGCCACACACCCGGAGTATAAAGATACTCCGTCACACAAAGAGACGTGTTAGTTCTCTTTAACGTACATCTTTTAATCTCGTGTTTTTAACAGAATGAAGTCCTGCTCTGAACAAAGTAGGAAGATAAATGTTAAAAGTGAGCTCGTCTGCGTCATTTCAACAAGAACAACTGAAGATAAACTGATATGTACAACTgacaattttcttttcttttaacaaAGTGCAATGAAAGGAATGTTTTACGCtgtcgtgttgttgtttcttgcACAGTATACTCTGCGTATTATGGACAACCATCCACGAGTTGGAAACTGTCTCACCCAGTAGATATAACGCCCAAAGCCTCAAAGATGAAGATGACAAATAACTTCATTCCAAGTTGTGTGAAATGTGACCTTTTTCTTGCaacttctccttttttttttttttaaatagatttctACTTGAAGAGTCAGGAGATAGTTTCAAGGAAATGTTTGCGTTCATGATTTGCTCATCTGTAGGAGCAATGAAACAAGGCTTCATGCTGAACCCTCTCCCGTTCCCTGTGCCTGCTTCGGTCTGCACCAGTGCCTGTCTAGATGGCATCCGCTGTTTGTCACACGGCCTCCTCTTTTTGTACCGCCGACAGTAGCTTGGTTTCCATTTACAGGGCAAATCATAGCTGGCATAATCAATATTTATGTGGTATTCTCCCTCCAGGTAAAACTAGTGTAACTCTTGCACCTTTTTATCAGCAgtgatttcttttcttcttcagtggagcagcagcttcaaataaataatgccgtaaatataaagagcgatgacctgtctgtctgtctgtctgtttgtctgtttgtttggaaATGGGATTGATGGTtcagagtacttttactacttagATACTTTTGATATCCGCTATAAATTCCCTATGTAATAGAAAAATACTTCATAAATTGCCTCATTGTACGGCACattcagaaagtattcagacccaTTTTTCAAAGTTCGTAATGTTGCAGCATTATTCTAAaattgtattctttttttttactcgtCAATCTACACTCAACAACGCCCACAATGCCAAAGTGAAAACAGGATTTTAGATATTTTTGCACATgacaccccaggcaaaaacatGTCTTCTTTCTACGGAGCCCCTTAAGGGACACAGCAAGATTTTTTTTGAAGACTTCTTTTGCATTCCCTCGCAATATGTTTTGCGTTACATCATTGAGGTCTACTGACGTTCCTTCTTTAACCACAGTGTTTAATTGCTGCACAAATATTGCAAGGAAAAGCAATATTTATTGAGAGAGAACACAAAACGAGGGAATGCAAAATAAGTCCTCAAAACAATTCTCGCTGGGCCCCTTAAGGGGCTCCATATCTTTCAGACTAGTGaagagaaaacatccaaaatacacatcaaggtgtattttggatgtactttgtctatttgcatctgtagatttctcctaaattcatcaaaagtcagcattagataatgcctcattttgcatatttaaacacaatatttgagaaaacttgtaatacaaaaaccagaaaccagagaagaaagtctcaaacttgtgatgtcatcaagtataaagtctggagctgctccatagatgCTCCATGATGAgtggtttgttttctttttttaaacccaaatgagctttattctatcgtagtgttgtcagttgtgaaacagaaaatgttcccatatactgaGAACATCCCCCTgagtgctctcagtgtcatctagaacatcttcattgtctgtggagcagctccacactttattgTAGTACTCTAGTTTTTGGTCTAAGTCTATGGTACAGACAGATAAAAGGTGGATTTGTGTCATCCTGAATTGCCTATCTTGCAAGTTAAAGCACTCCCAAAGTCTGCCAGCTTGGTGTAATCTCATAGCAGTTAACAGTATTAAACACAAGGTGGCAGTATCGCACTGATAAAAAACAGCATCCTAACAAACCCCACTATCACAGCTTAAAGGAAAACACTTAACAAGAGCAAGATGGTACATGTTTTATATCACTGCTCTGTAGTCTATTCAGTATATGTGAGTATGAATACATGTGGATATAAAGAATAAAATCCTTACACCTGGatctatttttgttttgaatATGCATTTTAACTTAAAATTAGTCTGAAATAAAACTGTTTTGACCTTTTAACCCTTTGAGGTCTAAGGGCATTTCTACactacttttttaaaatcaccTTTTACGGTTCTTGCATATCACATGATACCCATGTGTTTCATACCAAAATGTGCAGAACACTCTCAGCTCTCTGTCTCATGTGGCTGTCATCTGTCCTAGAACAATGTGTAAACACATAATATGGCCCCAAAGCTGAAAAATTGAAATCCGATTTTTGAAATTCTTCAAATCCCTTGTGAAAACACACCTTTACTTATGTGGATCAATTGTTTTTGGTATTTGAAATGGGTTTACCAAAGCCTTATGTTCACAAACGTAGTGtaatatatatgaataaatgtataataGATGTCTATTTTGGATAGAACTGTTGTCCGTCACTCTACTTTCTCCACGGAGCGACTCAGAGATGAAATGGGACTGAATAATGACTTCATACTTCGTATCAACCTTCATGGGATGTGTGCAAAGGAAAAATTAGCATTACAACATTATCTTTTCATACCAAATATTtactaaaaatgtaaattatttcatctgttcaaaatattaacactcttatcaacatgggagtggaaaaatatgtaaatgtatgtatatattttataattggaaatcaattaacaacacaaaataatgacaatgttgtccagaaaccctcaaggGTTCAgcacatttagcataaaagaatatgctcaaatcataacatggcaaactgcagcccaacaggcaacaaatatttattaaaaatgtaaatcaatcacacatattttcatctgttcaaaacatTAATGACCATTAGATGTGAAAACGAAACAGCACAATGTAATCAATTGAAATGAATCATTGTCAATAGTTTTATTTACCCAGTGAAGGGTTAATGAAGTGTCTTTAATATTGGAACCAACAGGtcagctgttttgtttttcagaggATTTCATCGACAGAAACGGAtgctaaaactaaataaaatccTAAAAGCCGTGACTCCTCTAACTTGTCTCTGTACTCTTTGTGATTGCTACCATAAATTACTCCCCCAGAAGGCAATGCAGTGAATTAATCTACTGTATTTATAATGTAATTTGAGTCTGTCTAGCTGTAAAAGACCATTTTAGTCTTTGACAAGGCTTAATCCATTTCAGCCCCAAGGGTCATTAGCTTATTCTAAAGTGTTCGTATTTAATGCAACGTGAGGATGCGATGGTTGCGACTGCAAACATGCAGCACAGTGAGGCCTGAAGGATTACATTCAGTCACTTTATCCATACGGACACAAAGTTCAGATGGATTGAATTTCCCCCAGAGCTTGTGGTTTCTTTAGACCCTTTCCTGTGTCAGTCAGCTCTTTGGAACCTCAAATTATCATTTCACTCACGACTGCAACAACAAACTTATCCTCTTTCTGCAGTTAGAACTTTATATTCGCTGTTAAAGAACCAAAAAAAGCAGCAAGAACACGGCGGTGGGAAGTAGCTAAATATGTAACTAACAATTTTGATGTTCTGTACTGCAGTGTTtgcattttctgctactttatacttctcctccactacaattcagacggaaatattgtactttttactgcactatatTTATCCGACAGCTGTAactactttgcagatttagattattaaaggtcccacatcgtgctcattttcaggttcatacttgtattttgtgtttctactagaacatgtttacatgctgtaatgttaaaaaaaacaactttattttcctcatactgtcagcctgaatatacctgtatttacccctatgtctgaaacgctccgttttagcgcatttcgacggaattgcgtcAAAATTGCgacaaaattgcaacagaattgcgttgctaggcaacagcttgggtccatgtgtacttcctgtcagctgatgacattcacatacactgcaacaggaataaactgggacacatttagaatgtttacgtttaaaactgtgaaaatggtctaaatattgtagatttgtgacatcacaaatggacagaaatcctgacagcttgtttcaaatgcagagtttctgaatacgggctgtgtgtatttccctgtggattgagcgttttgatactttcacagtatttctataggacttaagcctgttttataataaaaaaacatgaaaatctcacttttttataatatgggacctttaaaaactaaatgtaatcaacaaataaagtgatgtagtattaaccctctgagactggTGGGATCACGGGAAagcccgaccgactttactgtctttcagaggctgtagcaggttcagttatagagctagagtgaagctgcagatatcatatgaaactagaaaatctaaatcTGAATctattggcaccaaccatgtcatactagcttgtcaggaaggaggctaagaaggtctccaaagttaggctaaattttgctgaggaaaaactgtcatggccattttcaaaggggtcccttgacctctgacctccagatatgtgaatgaaaatggattctatgggtacccacgagtctcccctttacagacatgcccactttatgataatcacatgcagtttggagcaaaaaccatgcagtttttggaatgtaatataaatgtattattttcgCCTTtactaaaaatggtgtatttgaatatttctgcatactggggtccataaacagtctttaaATTGAGTATCACTGCAAAGGATGGACTGCGATAACGTCATCATCTGAGTGTAGGATTATTGATAATCTACATTGAGGACAACCTCCCTGATTGTTTAGTTACTGGCGGGTGGTTGGGGATGCGTGTGCCTCCTGATGATTGTCTTTTACTCAGGTAACTGCCCAGCAAATGTGACGTCAGGACGACGTTCAGatcatgtctgtataacgtccgTCAGTCAAGACCCACTTTTGTACGTCTGCTGACGTGCAAAATGGGTTCAATATCTAGACGTCTGACTACGACCCCTTTTGGACATCTTTGGACGTGCAACTCAGGTTGACATCAATAATTGTacgttaaaaaaacatttaaaaaagacttTGCAAAAACTTTCATTCTGGCTCCTCAGAGGACGTCTTTTGGATGGTTGACAGAGACGTTAAATTGATGTCTTTTGGACGTGTCTTTGCTCAGTGGGTGTACTTGAGTATAATTTGAGGTTATTATACTTTACTTAGtatatttccatgttctgctactttatacttcaactccactacatttcagctGCAAATATTGAACTTTTTACTCCAATCTGTATTGATAATTTTCCAGATTGagattaacaatacaaaatctAACCAAcaaatatattacaaataatCCCCGGCGTGGGAAAGtcacaagctacccagcagtatatcaACTAATATACAGCCAGTTCAGGAATTATTCAGACGCCTTCACCTTTTTTGATGGAgattgcaggacttttacttggtGGTTTTGCTACTTAAGTACTGGAAGAACACACATCTAAttacatgcaaaaaaagaaatgcatcttCATTATTTAAAGTGCAGTAATTGATACATTTCACTGCGGTATGACTCAAATGTCGAGCATCCACTCGTCCACAACGTCCTGCATCCATCATCGACTATGGAAACACGTGCAGAAAATTAAGAACCCACCCTTACAGTAAATTGACTTTGAGGCGAACCTTCACTGGTCGTTTAATTCATAGTAATGATGCCACCTCTCCCTCAGAGTGTGTTCCCGCCTGCAGCTGGAGCAGCGTtttcagggaaaaaaaacaaaaaacgaagCCCTGCTGAGCTACGAAGCTGTAATTTCAGAGCCTGCAAATACTTTACAGGAAATGATTGTGGTAAACCAAGGAAATGACATAGACTCTCCATCGCTCCTCTAACTCTCTCCTCTATATAGATCCAGCAAAGCTCAGCTCTCCACTCCTGTTGTTGGCTGCAGGTATTACACATTAGCTCTCTGATGACCTTTGTTCACTCAACAGACAGGTGAGCAGCTGACTTTGAGATTGCTGCTGCTCTTGCGTATCACTGCTAAATTTCCCATCTCAGCAGTACCAACACCTGTTAGCTGTTTCTCAACCCGACGAGACGGTATCTCATCGGGGAGCGTGGAGACAACAGCTCCAGGGAATTCAGTAAAAATGCAGCTTCAGCTCTCTGTCTGTGCCGTACCTTGCGTAGTCGTGCAATTGTGGTAAACCAAAGACAGCAATTTATGAGGTGCTTGGCGCGCTGCCCCTggtgacaaaacacacacacagaagcccAGGACTGTGTGTTCTGGCCCCGGAGTGGATGTGTTAGAGCTGCCAGGACTAAAATAACTCATTGATTCACAAATCCATCCCCAGGTCTCAAGCATTTATCAGCCAGAAGctattttttctcacttgctCAGAGCCACAATATGTCCTGAGATTAGTGGGATCGGTGGGAGAAGTATTCAGGTCTGTTACTTAGTACATTAAGTGAAAGTAGCAATACTTACttaaaaatacaagtaaaagtcctgcattcaaaatcttactcaagtaaaagtacaaaagtagaaatatactgaaaggaggctaccaaaagtaaaagcactcattatacagaatgtgtgtatatatatattactggattattggttaaatgtgttcatcacttgttgcagctggttaaggtggagctaattttaattaGGTATACTGCAGGGTAGTTTAATCCATTGGTTGATATATTAttgatatcttttttttattaataatctaaactagttactaaagctgtcaaataaatgtagtgtagtCGGCTAAAAAGTAGTATTTGCCTCTTAAatggactatttgtaactttcagaaatgcttgttaacagtgacacctgtggccattaactcaacgaaagtcagcgtcgagctcgcgtttgctcgctctacatagacatgaacgagcatcgctcaaaacagtgaggcgacacacgtcagctaaaaccacaatatcactctatagttcagctgcttggcagtaatgttagctgaccagacgaaggtctctccatgaatcactgctgatcctagtgttggcttttcctgcttcagccccgaaacgttatcgtctccgactacGACCGCAgtgagacaccggcacccggtcggagacgataacgtttctcgctgcgaagccccgtcacttcacaagacacggaaaacctctgttggtctggaggagctgcagcagttatttctgcacaaacgtccactaaactaactcttctgcagtgtggagtgagcgtgcatgcatgtctagaggtggagcgaggcagcgagaacgcgcgcatTGTGTGAtggaaggcgagcaggcagaggagacacTACGGCCaaacgcgagcgcgcatgggatcccgacccggtagatttatacacttaaaaagttacaaacagtccctttaaatgtagcctagtggagtaaaatataaagtagcataacatggaaatactcaagtaaagtacaagcagTAAGTCGTAGTTAAGTACTGTAGcgttacttgagtaaatgtactttcacTACTGCTCAGATGCCGTTATTACTGCCCTACAAAGGCAAAAAATAGCAAGCTAAACAAAGTGAGCTAGCTATATCAAGTAAACGGCTggccttagcattagctcaAAGTACCACTGTGCCTAAACTGCTAGTCTGGTTGTCGACTTTCAGTCTTGTTAGGTGTAATGTCGGCTCTATGTGATAAAATAATTGGCcttaaatgtcatgaaaaagccACTTTTAAACCCTTTTTCTCAATGTCACCGCTCCTGTAGTTTGTGCTGTCTTTGCGGAGCAGAGAATACGTCTAAACCAGACTCGTAAACCGAACCTGACATCTCCTGATTTACCGcgtctgtctgcagtctgtgtTAAATGGGAaccctttttttaaaagtcattgCAAATTCCCTTCTTTCTCATCTCCCTGGAGAGCTCAGAGTGGGATGCggtgaataataaaaaacagcagGATTGCTTGTAAGTGCCAGTCGGTGAGGATCGTCGAAAGGATTTCTAATGAGATTCTGTGATCGGGAGCTCGAGTCTCTTCTTCACACACCGGTCTATCTATAAAGCAGCTTCAGACTATATGTCATGTAAGGAAAGAGAGGCAGGTGAACACAAAGGCTGCTTTTAGTTGCATCCTACAGACAGTTGTACACGCCCGAGCCTCCAACTTTATGCTCACAACAGCCTGTTTCTGTACATTTCATCAATTCACTACACTGAACCAGAGAAAATGTGTTGCAGCTGATCCGGTCACTCTGAAAAAGCATGTTTCTCACGGTCCAGAGAACATATGCAGCAGCTTCTCGTCCTTTACTTGCCCCTCATTATTCTCAATGTGTCATATCGAATGTTCTGCAAGCAAAGTGAAGAATTATTTGGCAGAGGCACTTTATCCAGCAGCCATCTTTAACGGAGCCTCTTCTTAACATCAGAGGGTACAACTCAGATCAGATCTGAAATCAAAAACATCCCGCAGGCCTCCACCGGGGATGTGATTGAGTTTGACAAGAAGCTGGGCTACCACAGTTGCATAAAAAGATTAAAACCGTGAATGGTATTTTATTTGCACATGTATTTCCTGCTGAGTCATGCTTTGGATAAATTAACTCTTCATGTAAAATTCTTACCACTGAAATGTTGCCATCACCCAAACTTAAAGAACTAACTCAAGGTCTACTTGTTAGCTTGTTAGagcctaaaaaaacaacagtcttTACTGCtcaatagggctgtgtattggcaagaatctggcgatatgatatttatatagggggtaacaattcaatatatcgcgatactgtaagcaaaggcaatatattgcaatttttgtctaatctaattttaggaaaactgtcagtataaagacacaccaccatAAAATCTGAGCAAAAAAGTCACGATGTGAAATGGcttctatggggactaacatcataacacacaaatacaactggactcattggatccacaagagtctcagctttacagtgatacccaatttatgtaattccaggacagtttagggaccccagtatgcagaaatattcaaacacaccattttagaatactGTATGCAAAATAACTGCACGGcttttgctccaaactgcatgtgattatcataaagtgggcatgtctgtaaaggggagactcgtgggtacccatagaacccatttacattcacatatcttgaggtcagaggtcaagggacccctttgaaaatggccatgccagtttttccttgccaaagtTTACCGTacgtttagagcgttatttagtttCCTTCGctgcaagctagtatgacatggttggtaccgatggattcatcaggttttttagtttcctaGTATAGTGGCCGGGTCAGCCgacggatttttaagaggttaattaaaattcaatacagtgtttttgagaattggtCGCAATACTCATGTGTGAGAAATTCATTAAGTTTAGTAAAAGagtagtttttatttttgttgttaaaCTATTTCAAAGAATGACATCACGCTCACATATAAAGCTTGTATGTTTAGTTTTCCCGGTGCTTTCAACCGCAAATTGCGGTTTTCATCAGCTAATGGGAGTTTAAAAATAGtagtctgacaaaaaaaaaaaatcctaactCATGGTCCACATGTTAGCTACCAGAGGCTGACATGACAACTCacgctgatgaagaccatgacATGCAGTTGAAAGCCCCAGAAAAACTATACATACAATCTTTACATTTACGTGTTAACGTCATTCTTTACCTTGAAaatagtagtttgacaaaaaagatctcaactcaaggtccacttgctAGCTTTTTTCCAACAGAACGTGACATGAAAACGGAGCAAACGTTGTCTGTTGATGAAGACCatgat
This Sebastes fasciatus isolate fSebFas1 chromosome 17, fSebFas1.pri, whole genome shotgun sequence DNA region includes the following protein-coding sequences:
- the smim13 gene encoding small integral membrane protein 13, whose translation is MWQSVGLTLLVIVATLVCALVFMLFGWYVVWQLFLSKFKFLRELVGDASTPQAEPQPSETKSERAANAPTRNRPRTARQRVTSPESTS